One window of the Octopus sinensis unplaced genomic scaffold, ASM634580v1 Contig10832, whole genome shotgun sequence genome contains the following:
- the LOC115228599 gene encoding uncharacterized protein LOC115228599 has translation MSESRNFGGLRNYDEDKFRIVISELPSDTIDKDIHDILDGCMIRSIKLVNNPDDGRFTGRAFVNLSSEECLKKALEFDGCTFDERHLKIEQKFSRNREEQQRQYDGGRYQNQGYNQPRRSYKNAYGNYQDQSNTNRKYSNNNRDFPRQFSNAGWRSQKNSYGDNEQRRNFDRYSYGYRRDEVDKDRGYSRFQKGRDQNLCGRFQKGADFGGNFRRGCDISVLEERKKSYGFDVGLVLLELELEKERDRKSVDELGESLERVDLKKGVSNDN, from the exons ATGAG tgaATCGAGAAACTTTGGTGGTTTAAGAAACTATGACGAGGATAAATTCCGTATTGTAATATCCGAACTTCCTTCCGATACCATAGATAAGGATATTCATGACATTCTTGATGGCTGTATG ATAAGAAGTATAAAACTTGTAAATAACCCGGATGATGGAAGATTTACag GTCGAGCATTCGTAAATTTGAGCAGCGAAGAGTGTCTGAAGAAAGCTCTTGAATTCGACGGATGT ACATTTGATGAACGCCATctaaaaattgaacaaaaattcTCTCGAAACCGCGAAGAACAGCAACGACAATACGACGGCGGCCGCTATCAAAATCAGGGTTACAATCAGCCCAGAAGATCTTACAAAAACGCTTATGGGAACTATCAGGATCAGTCCAATACTAATAGAAAATATTCCAACAACAATCGTGATTTTCCACGCCAGTTTTCCAATGCAGGCTGGCGGTCTCAGAAGAATAGCTATGGAGATAATGAACAAAGAAGGAATTTTGACCGATACTCTTACGGGTATAGGAGAGATGAAGTCGACAAAGACCGGGGATACTCAAGATTCCAGAAGGGAAGAGATCAAAATTTATGTGGAAGATTTCAAAAAGGAGCAGATTTTGGTGGCAATTTCAGGCGAGGCTGTGACATTTCTGTTCTTGAAGAGAGGAAAAAGTCTTACGGTTTTGATGTTGGGTTAGTATTGTTAGAGTTGGAACTTGAAAAGGAGAGAGATCGAAAATCTGTTGATGAATTGGGCGAAAGTTTGGAACGCGTTGACCTGAAAAAGGGCGTTTCCAATGACAactag